TGGGAGTACCGACGTACTTTTCAGGTGGATGAGGCATTTTTAAAGCACGACAAAATTATTCTGGACTGCCGGGGCCTCGATACCATCGCCGAGATTTACCTCAATGGCACCCTTATCGGAAAAACACAAAACATGTTCATCGAGTACGAGTTTGATGTGAAGCCCCTGCTCCGGCCCGGTGAGAACCAAATCCATATCATCTTCCGATCCATCTTCGATTGGGATCAGCAACAGGTCAATTCCGAACCCAAAGTCACCTGGACAGGTAGTAAGGGACGAACCTTCTTCACCCGCAAGGAGGCTTCGGATTTTGGCTGGGACTGGGGTGTGCGACTGGTTACCTGCGGCATATGGCGGCCTATCCGGCTGGCGGCCTATGGCATCGCCCGCATCACCGACCTGGGTATTCGCCAGAATCTGCGCAACCCCGCAAAGGCCATGCTGGATATAACTGCTGACATCGAGCGGTTCAGCCCGGGAAAACTAGACCTCTCAGTACAGGTCCTATTTGATGAGCAAGTCCTGGCTCAAGCCGAAGTGCCGGTGACGGCTACACCAGTCAGAACAACGCTAAGCATCGAGAATCCGAAACTCTGGTGGCCGAATGGTTGGGGCGACCAGCCGCTATATACGGTTCTCGCGACCCTTACTGCCGGGGACACCGCGGTTCATCGGAAAAGGACACGTGTCGGTCTGCGAACGATAGAGTTGGCGAGGGAAAAGGATGCCAGGGGTGAGACTTTCGGCTTTAAGGTGAACGGCCAGCTGATCTTCTGCAAGGGCGTCAACTGGGTGCCGGCAGATGCCCTGCCGGATCGCTTGACTGAAAGCCATTACGTAAACCTGTTGAGCGCGTCCCAAGAAGCGCATATGAATATGATCCGCTTGTGGGGCGGCGGCCTGTATGAGCCGGATATCTTCTACGACTACTGCGATGAAAATGGCATCATGATCTGGCACGACTTCATGTTCGCCGTAGGGCCGTTTATCGCTAACAAATCCTATCTGGCCAACGTGCAGCAAGAAATCACCGACGTGGTTAAGCGCTTGCGACATCATCCCTCCATCGTGTTATGGTCCGGAAATAATGAGTGCGAAAGCAACATGGCCGGCGGGCAGAATTGGATACAAAACAACCCTACCGTTACCTGGGAGGAATACGACCGGATATTTGAGGAGCTCATCCCCCGGACGGCCGCTCGTTATGATCCGGACCGTCCCTACTGGTCCAGCAGCCCCCATCACCCCCTGGATCGGGAGAAAAAGAATCCTGATTGGGAGACCAGCTCCGGCGATGCCCATCCCTGGGATGTATGGCATGGAGGGGAACCGTTTTCATGGTACGCTGAGAATCTGGGTTTTCGGTTCGTCAGTGAATTTGGCTTTCAGTCCCTGCCTGATATGGAGACGATCCGCTCCTTTACCGCACCCGAAGATCGTCATTTCCCATCCTATGTGTTCGATCACCACAACAAATGCGGCCAGAAGGACCCGCCCCAGCCGGGGAACGCCCGCATCGCAAACTATATGGCGAAAATGTTCACCCTGCCCGATGGACTCGAAAACTGGGTTTACGTTTCACAAGTAATGCATGGCGAGGGCATGAAAATCGGCAGCGAAGCCTACCGACGTAATTACCCCTACACCACCGGGGCCTTGTATTGGCAGCTCAATGACAACTGGCCCACGATCTCGGGTAGCAGCATCGATTACTACGGCCGCTGGAAGGCGCTCCATTACTTTGCCAGACGCTTCTTCAGTCCCGTATTGATTACCGGTCAAGTGCAGGGCACGAAGGTATCTATCCGGGGTGTAAACGATTTGCTCGAACCGGTAACAGCCGAGCTGCACTGGATCCTGGCCCGATTCGACGGCACCGAAGTAAAGCGTGGCGTCCTTGACGTCAAATTAGCCGCTAATAGTAGCACCCTGGTGTCTGAAATGGACTTTACCGCAGAGGTAGGTGAAAACCCGGAGTATGTTACCTACCGTAGGGATTGCTATGAGAATCGGAGCCAGTATTATCTTTTCTATAAGCTGGTTCAGGGTGATCAGGAACTCTCAGCTAATGTTTCTTTCTTCGTACCCCAGAAATACTTGCAGCTGACAGATCCCAACCTGAGGTACAAACTCAAGCGCCAGGGGGAGCGGCTCACGGTTACGGTCAGTTCGGATCGTTTTGCCGCTTATGTGGCTTTAGGACTGAAGGATAGCTACGCGCGTTTCTCCGATAACTTCTTCCACCTGCTACCAGGTGAAGCCAGGAAAATTGAAGTAATCGAAGCCGAAATTCCTGACCGGGAAGTTAGAAAGCAACTTTATGCGATCAGTCTGATCGATTCTTATCAATGATGTGCATTATCGCATTGAGCATGATACTGATATAGGGAATCAAAGGCACAGAGAGTGCGGCTGACCAATAAGTTTACCAATTTGGTCCTGTGGTGTTTTTTACCGCTCATCCTTTCAGGGCAAGAGCCGGCAGTAACCCCACTCAGCCCTGAAATCCGCTTTCAATTTCCGTGGACGCCGTTTCATGAACCGCTGGCTGCTGACGCCGACCAGGGGCCTGATATTATCAATTTGGAAGAGACGTGGAGATTCTGGGCCGACCTGGATGAAGTTCAAGCGCTAGAAATTATCTCAGGGAAGGCCGCCGGCCTCAAAGAGAGCAGCGTTGAAGTCCCTGCTTCGAGTATCGGCTGGGGCTTCGACGCGGAACACTCGGGCCTCTTCCTGCGCAGCTTTCAGGTGCCCCATTCGTGGTCCAATCAGAACCTCAAGCTGAAATGTGAGGGCATATTTGAAAGAGCCCGCATTTATATCAATAGCCAACTGGTAGCGGATCACGTAGGCTGGACTCCCTTCGAAAGGGATATTACGGAATGGGTACGCTGCGGCGAAAACAACAGCATCGCCGTCTTCATTACAATGGAGGGCTACGCGCCTGAGCAGCGCCTGCGAATTCGCAAGGGTGGCTATCCGGATCTCGGGGGGATCCTGCGGCCCATTATGATCCACCCGGTGCCGCCGGTCCATGTAATGGATCTGTATATCATTCCCCAGTTGAACCTGGAGCAAGGGCAGTGGAATCTGGAAGCTCAGGTTACGCTGGTCAATCCGACCGATCAACCGGCCACGGTAACACTTAAAGGTTCCCTGGAATCGGATTCAGGAACACTGAGCACTCTAAGATGGATCGAAGGGATTATAATAATCCCCGCCGAGAAGCAGATCACGAAGGTCTATTCCGGACCGGTGGGTGAAGTGTTACCCTGGAATGCCGAATCGCCCCATCTATATCAGCTCGTCCTTACGATCGATGATGGCCACTCCGCGTCAACTGTCGCCGAGCGCTTCGGCTTTCGCACCGTCGCCATCGAAGGGGAAAAGCTATTAGTTAATGGACGACCTATCACCGTTCGCGGCATCGCTTATAAAGGGGGACATGCCGACTACGGCAACGCTTCCCCGTACGCCGTATTAGAAGAAGAAGTGGAATTGATGAAGCAGGCGAATGTCAATTGTGTGCGGTTGGGTTGGGCCTTTAAGGCGCCGGCACTGCATCGGGTATGCGACGAGAAGGGCCTGTACGTTATCAGCAGTGTCGGGCCGGACCAGTTTCAATTCGAGGAGCCGCTGGCCATCCAGCAGTACGTTGAAGCATTTATGTGCCTCAAGAACTCGCCCAGCATACTCGTCTGGGAGCTGCAAAATGAAAATCCCCGAACTTTAACACCTGCCTACCTGAAGATAATGGATCTGGGGCGTAGAATTGATCCTCACCGCAAGTTCTGTCATCCAGGGGCCACGTACAAAGAACTGGATTTGATCTGTACTCATTATCTTCCCCAGCTGTTCGGGAACGATCGGCGCGATGGGCGGCCGTTTCTTCCGACCGAATACTGTCATATCCCCTCCTATGAACTGGACAAATTGCAGTACGATCCCGGCATTCATGATCTGTGGGGCTATTCTATCAAACGGGGATGGGACATAATTAAGATAAATCCGTGGGTCATCGGTTGCATCACCTTCGCCTGGCGCGATCCCTACCTACGTGATCGCTCCGGAAAGATCGTGCCGGCCCTCCACCATGAAGCCCGCTGGGGGGTGGTGGATGAATCCTTCCGCATCAAGCCGGAATATCATCATCTTCATCAAGTATACGCTCCCGTGCGGGTGTCTACCAAACCGATTCATGCCGACAGTAAGAAACAGGCGACGATTACTATCGAGAATCAATGTGATTTTACGAATCTGAATGAGCTTAACGCCCAGTGGGAGATTCTGGGACCGGATGGAGTCGAACAATCGGGAGCTTGGACCCCGAACATCGCCCCTAGGACCACAAAGGAAGTGAGAGTGCCGGCGCTCCCAAAACGGAAGGGAGATTACATTCTGCAGCTCTCTTTCCATGATGACTCCCAGCGCCTGGTCCAGCAGATGCAAATTCCTTTTATCTGGAAGGATTATCCAAAGCCGAAAGCCCCTCCGAAAAGGAGAGGGGAAATGAAGGTTGTAGATCAAGGGGAAACGATCAAAGTCGAGTGGTCAAATGGCGCCTACATATTTGACCGAACTTCCGGTATGCTGCACCAGGTTGAAGTTGGTAACGAGAAGATGGTCCTGACCGGACCAAGCCTGAACCAGAGAATCGCGCTGCCCCGGCCCGGGCGCTGGTTCGACTGGAAAAGCGGCGTTTCAATGGCTACTCAAAATTGGACTCGCCGCGTGTTCGATCTTGGTCTCGATAGCTTTGAAGTGGAGCAAGCAGGTGATAAATCGGAAGTCCTCGTGACAACGGTTCATCAGTACCAGAATGGAGATATGATAACACGCTGGAGCATTAAGCCCGACGGCGTGATCGAAATAACCGCCACCCTGCCACCGAAAGGCTATGGTGTTTCCTGGCGCTTCCCGGCCACCTGTCGCATCATACCAGAGAAATTGAGAGCAGCGAATATGAACAGGCGTTTCCCGGAGAGACTGGCATGGAGGAAATATGGGCTCTGGTCCTGGTACCCTGAAACTCATTTAGGGCGAAATGTGGGGACGAGCAGCTTCCTAAATCCCCATGATCCCCAGAACCACGCGATGAAAATTAACGCGGCCTTCGTAAGTGTCGGTCCCAATGATGGGAGCATCAATCTCGTTATTCGTGATCCGGAAGCGAAAATTCACGTCAAATCCCATTTTTGGTACAATGAGTTTGAAATATTTGTGCAGGGACAGTTGGAAGACGACTATGATTACTTTGATCGAACGAATCCTCTGAAGGCTCTGCCCCATGCCCTGTCAGAAAAACAGCGAACATATACTTATCTGATGCAGTTCGTCGATAAAAAAGGATTGGAAAATATAGAGAGAACGATGCTGAATCCTTACAATGCTCTAATTGACCGGGTAAAATTCTGGGATAGCTTCGTCGATGACCTCGATGTCGAAGATACACAAAGGGATACTGTGACGGGCTTGCCACCCAATTATCCGGAATAATAGAATGGCAGGTGTGAACACTTATATTCGCAAATGGTTAAAATAAGAAACCCAAACGTATTTATTTGGCAAATACTGGCCCTGAGCTTTTCAGCATCGCTTCATGCTCAAAATCTCGATTCCCTCGTCGCCCATAGTCTTGCCTTCGCCAACCAGCAATTGCGTAACACGGTAATTGAGATTGCCGATACCACCAGGTTTCCGCGCAGCACTCTCGATGATGGTACCTGGTATACAAAATCATCATCCAGCTGGACCAGCGGTTTCTTCCCGGGTTGCTTATGGTACCTGTACCAATACACCTCCGATAGCCTGTGGATAGATTGGGCCCGCGCCTGGACCGCCGGATTGCAGGCAGAGCAATACGATACCGGCACCCATGATGTCGGCTTTAAAATATTCTGCAGCTATGGGAATGGATACAGGCTCACCGGGGACGAAGAGTATAAGGAGGTGATTCTTCAGGCAGCGCAGTCCCTTGCCACCCGCTATAATCCCACCGTGGGGTGCATCCGATCCTGGAATAACCGGACCTTCCCGGTGATCATCGATAATATGATGAACCTGGAGCTACTCTTCTGGGCCGCGAAAAATGGCGGGGAATCTGATTGGCATGATATGGCCGTGAGCCATAGCTTGCGCACTAGAGAAAACCATGTCCGTGATG
This sequence is a window from Candidatus Neomarinimicrobiota bacterium. Protein-coding genes within it:
- a CDS encoding glycoside hydrolase family 2 protein — translated: WEYRRTFQVDEAFLKHDKIILDCRGLDTIAEIYLNGTLIGKTQNMFIEYEFDVKPLLRPGENQIHIIFRSIFDWDQQQVNSEPKVTWTGSKGRTFFTRKEASDFGWDWGVRLVTCGIWRPIRLAAYGIARITDLGIRQNLRNPAKAMLDITADIERFSPGKLDLSVQVLFDEQVLAQAEVPVTATPVRTTLSIENPKLWWPNGWGDQPLYTVLATLTAGDTAVHRKRTRVGLRTIELAREKDARGETFGFKVNGQLIFCKGVNWVPADALPDRLTESHYVNLLSASQEAHMNMIRLWGGGLYEPDIFYDYCDENGIMIWHDFMFAVGPFIANKSYLANVQQEITDVVKRLRHHPSIVLWSGNNECESNMAGGQNWIQNNPTVTWEEYDRIFEELIPRTAARYDPDRPYWSSSPHHPLDREKKNPDWETSSGDAHPWDVWHGGEPFSWYAENLGFRFVSEFGFQSLPDMETIRSFTAPEDRHFPSYVFDHHNKCGQKDPPQPGNARIANYMAKMFTLPDGLENWVYVSQVMHGEGMKIGSEAYRRNYPYTTGALYWQLNDNWPTISGSSIDYYGRWKALHYFARRFFSPVLITGQVQGTKVSIRGVNDLLEPVTAELHWILARFDGTEVKRGVLDVKLAANSSTLVSEMDFTAEVGENPEYVTYRRDCYENRSQYYLFYKLVQGDQELSANVSFFVPQKYLQLTDPNLRYKLKRQGERLTVTVSSDRFAAYVALGLKDSYARFSDNFFHLLPGEARKIEVIEAEIPDREVRKQLYAISLIDSYQ
- a CDS encoding glycoside hydrolase family 2 TIM barrel-domain containing protein, with the protein product MRLTNKFTNLVLWCFLPLILSGQEPAVTPLSPEIRFQFPWTPFHEPLAADADQGPDIINLEETWRFWADLDEVQALEIISGKAAGLKESSVEVPASSIGWGFDAEHSGLFLRSFQVPHSWSNQNLKLKCEGIFERARIYINSQLVADHVGWTPFERDITEWVRCGENNSIAVFITMEGYAPEQRLRIRKGGYPDLGGILRPIMIHPVPPVHVMDLYIIPQLNLEQGQWNLEAQVTLVNPTDQPATVTLKGSLESDSGTLSTLRWIEGIIIIPAEKQITKVYSGPVGEVLPWNAESPHLYQLVLTIDDGHSASTVAERFGFRTVAIEGEKLLVNGRPITVRGIAYKGGHADYGNASPYAVLEEEVELMKQANVNCVRLGWAFKAPALHRVCDEKGLYVISSVGPDQFQFEEPLAIQQYVEAFMCLKNSPSILVWELQNENPRTLTPAYLKIMDLGRRIDPHRKFCHPGATYKELDLICTHYLPQLFGNDRRDGRPFLPTEYCHIPSYELDKLQYDPGIHDLWGYSIKRGWDIIKINPWVIGCITFAWRDPYLRDRSGKIVPALHHEARWGVVDESFRIKPEYHHLHQVYAPVRVSTKPIHADSKKQATITIENQCDFTNLNELNAQWEILGPDGVEQSGAWTPNIAPRTTKEVRVPALPKRKGDYILQLSFHDDSQRLVQQMQIPFIWKDYPKPKAPPKRRGEMKVVDQGETIKVEWSNGAYIFDRTSGMLHQVEVGNEKMVLTGPSLNQRIALPRPGRWFDWKSGVSMATQNWTRRVFDLGLDSFEVEQAGDKSEVLVTTVHQYQNGDMITRWSIKPDGVIEITATLPPKGYGVSWRFPATCRIIPEKLRAANMNRRFPERLAWRKYGLWSWYPETHLGRNVGTSSFLNPHDPQNHAMKINAAFVSVGPNDGSINLVIRDPEAKIHVKSHFWYNEFEIFVQGQLEDDYDYFDRTNPLKALPHALSEKQRTYTYLMQFVDKKGLENIERTMLNPYNALIDRVKFWDSFVDDLDVEDTQRDTVTGLPPNYPE